A segment of the Alistipes communis genome:
CGGAAGACGCTGTACCGGAACAGCGAATCGAAGAAATCGAGGTGTTTGCGTTTGAGGATTTTCCTGGCCGCGCGGACGAGCAGGAGGTGGACGACGGCCGCCACGACGAACGCGATCGTGACGATGCACACGAGAAACAGGATCTCGTCCAGTTTGTCGAGCAGGTGGCGCGGAATGCCTATCCATGAAAGGAGGTTTTTGATGCCGAGCAACAGGGTTCGGGCGAATTCGTTCGTATTCATATCGGTTCGGTAAGCGGCACGTCTTTCGGCGGGCGGCGGGGCGTTTTCCCTGCCGGAACGCAAAGAATATGCCTTACCCGAAACGGGATCGCAGCCGAAACGCTCCGGCGGATTTTCAGGCGGTACCACCGCCTGCGGGATACGAGTTTCGGTTGAAAAGCGTATCTTTGCCGTGCGGCCGCTCACATGCGGCGCCCGACGGACGATGAAAGAGAGTTGGAAACCCGGCACGATGATCTATCCGCTGCCGGCCGTGCTGGTGGGGTGCGGCGATGCGCCCGACAACTGGAACCTGCTGACTGTGGCGTGGACGGGGACGGTCTGCACCGCACCGCCGATGTGTTACGTCTCGGTGCGTCCCGAACGCCACTCCCATGCATTGATCGCGCGCACGGGCGAGTTCACGATCAACCTCACCACGGCTGCCATGGCGCGTGCCGTCGACTGGTGCGGCGTCCGTTCGGGTCGCGACTACGATAAATTCCGCGAGACGGGACTCACGCCCCTGCGCGGCGCGGTCGTGGCGGCTCCGGCGTTGGAGGAGTCGCCCGTCGTCGTCGAGTGCCGCGTGCGGCAGATCCTGCCGCTCGGGTCGCACGACATGTTTCTGGCGGAGGTCGTCAACGTGCTGGTCGACGACCGCTACATCGATTCCGCCACGGGGCGTTTCGATCTGGAACGAGCGGGGCTGGTGGCCTATTCGCACGGCGAATATTTCCGGCTGGGCGAGCTGATCGGCCATTTCGGCTGGTCGGTGCGGCGCCGCAAGATCATCGTCCGCGAACGAAAAGGCCGTCGCTGAACGACGGCCTTCCCGAGCGGCTGCCGGCGGTCACGGTTCGATTCCGTAGAGGCGCGACCGTTCGCTCTCCGGGTGGTAACGTTCGCCCATCGGCTTTGGAAATAGACGGTGAACCGTTCGACCTCCTGCGGCGATTCCCGCAGCGAAACGATCTCCATAAGCGGTATTCCCTTCCCGATCAGTATTTGTGTTCCGCCTCCTCGACCTCGCGTTCCGAGATCGGGCGGGTCAACGCCCTCCACGCATACCAGATGTAGGCCGCGACGAAGGGGATCAGCAGCGAGACGACGCTCATCACTTTGAGTGTGAAGAGACTCGACGAACTGTTGGTGATCGCCAGCGAAGACTGCATGTCCGTCAGCGACGGGTAGTAGCAGGTATCGTTCCAGCCCGCCAGCAGCAGCAGTGCCAGCACCGTGAGGATCGTTCCCGCGCCGCTGAACCAGATCGCCCGCCGGCTGCCGTTGCGCCCGCCGCTCCAAAGTCCCCACAGCACCGCAGCGACGCCTGCGAGCAGCACGATAGCGACAGCCGGCATCGCCAGCAGATTGTGCAGGTATTTGTAAGGTTCGATGCTCACCGTGCCGGAGGCAGGGTCGATCGCCCGACCGTCGGAGCAGAGCAGCCACCCGAAGAAGGCGAGGAACGCGGCCAGAAAGAGCAGCGAATAGCCGCACGACAGGCGTCGCGCACGCAGCCGCAGCGTCTCGTCGTCGAGATTGTTGAGGAAAAAGTGGAACGCCAGCACCCGCGAAAGGGCGAAGACGGCTACTCCCA
Coding sequences within it:
- a CDS encoding cytochrome d ubiquinol oxidase subunit II, producing MDTLLFLQHYWWFLISLLGALLVFLLFVQGGQGLLYTMGRTEAERDLVVNALGRKWEFTFTTLVTFGGAFFASFPLFYSTSFGGAFYVWMAILLVFVVQAVSYEYRRKPSNVLGQRTYEAFLVLNGVAGPLLLGVAVGTFFTGAEFTVNRMNMAAVGGDTAISQWATPWHGLEALTDARNLLLGVAVFALSRVLAFHFFLNNLDDETLRLRARRLSCGYSLLFLAAFLAFFGWLLCSDGRAIDPASGTVSIEPYKYLHNLLAMPAVAIVLLAGVAAVLWGLWSGGRNGSRRAIWFSGAGTILTVLALLLLAGWNDTCYYPSLTDMQSSLAITNSSSSLFTLKVMSVVSLLIPFVAAYIWYAWRALTRPISEREVEEAEHKY
- a CDS encoding flavin reductase family protein, producing the protein MKESWKPGTMIYPLPAVLVGCGDAPDNWNLLTVAWTGTVCTAPPMCYVSVRPERHSHALIARTGEFTINLTTAAMARAVDWCGVRSGRDYDKFRETGLTPLRGAVVAAPALEESPVVVECRVRQILPLGSHDMFLAEVVNVLVDDRYIDSATGRFDLERAGLVAYSHGEYFRLGELIGHFGWSVRRRKIIVRERKGRR